Proteins encoded within one genomic window of Polypterus senegalus isolate Bchr_013 chromosome 6, ASM1683550v1, whole genome shotgun sequence:
- the tsn gene encoding translin: MSVNEMFSSIQEFLSADHDVREDIRKVVQVLEQTAREILTVLQSVHQATGFKDIPSKCLRARELFLTVRNHLGDLKTKFPAEQYYRFHEHWRFVLQRLAFLAAFVVYLESETLVTREEVAQILGIEVEREKGFHLDIEDYLSGVLTLASELSRLAVNSVTAGDYTRPLRISNFINELDSGFRLLNLKNDPLRKRYDGLKYDVKKIEEVVYDLSIRGLSKVQESETAYEK; the protein is encoded by the exons ATGTCCGTTAACGAAATGTTCAGCAGCATTCAGGAATTCCTCAGTGCCGACCACGACGTGAGAGAG gaCATTAGAAAAGTTGTGCAAGTCCTTGAACAAACTGCAAGGGAAATACTAACTGTGCTTCAGAGCGTCCACCAAGCAACTGGCTTTAAAGACA tACCAAGTAAATGTTTGAGAGCCCGAGAGCTGTTTCTCACAGTAAGGAATCATCTGGGAGATCTGAAGACAAAGTTTCCAGCTGAGCAGTATTACAG GTTTCATGAACACTGGAGGTTTGTGCTGCAGCGTCTCGCTTTTCTGGCAGCTTTTGTTGTTTATCTGGAAAGTGAAACTTTGGTGACTCGTGAAGAAGTTGCACAAATATTAGGCA TTGAAGTTGAAAGAGAAAAGGGCTTTCATCTTGATATTGAAGATTATCTGTCTGGGGTGCTGACTTTGGCAAGCGAGCTG TCTAGACTGGCTGTGAACAGCGTCACTGCTGGAGACTACACCCGGCCACTTCGGATTTCAAATTTCATAAACGAACTTGACTCAGGATTCCGACTTCTTAATCTGAAGAACGATCCCTTGAGAAAGCGCTATGATGGCCTCAAGTATGATGTGAAGAAGATTGAAGAGGTGGTCTATGACCTGTCTATCAGAGGACTTAGTAAGGTGCAAGAATCTGAGACTGCGTATGAAAAATAG